A stretch of the Nicotiana tabacum cultivar K326 chromosome 6, ASM71507v2, whole genome shotgun sequence genome encodes the following:
- the LOC107827295 gene encoding uncharacterized protein LOC107827295 isoform X1, translating to MESSENTEEETVVNRPQKMAGTVNWGTATVIGVFAGLLYGGSKEAAASVSKDAEVMLKLGSTPDKREQYRLMRDAMEKRFIRVTRGSIVGGIRLGMFTAAFYGLQNLLAEKRGVHDVYNVVGAGSATAATFGLIMPGSLHWRARNVMLGSALGAAVCFPLGWLHLKLVEKANEGSGTTDGNEVKGGVGAAIERLEEHLNK from the exons AGGCCTCAGAAAATGGCAGGAACTGTAAACTGGGGCACTGCTACTGTAATTGGGGTATTTGCTGGCTTGTTGTATGGAGGTAGCAAGGAGGCTGCTGCTTCTGTT AGCAAGGATGCGGAGGTGATGTTAAAGCTTGGGAGCACACCAGATAAGCGTGAACAGTATCGGCTTATGAGAGATGCTATGGAAAAAAGATTTATACGAGTCACTCGTGGCTCAATAGTTGGCGGAATACGGCTTGGAATGTTTACTGCAGCTTTCTATGGATTACAGAATCTGCTTGCTGAAAAGCGTGGGGTGCATGATGTTTATAATGTTGTTGGAGCTGGTTCTGCTACAGCTGCAACATTTGGTCTAATTA TGCCAGGATCACTCCATTGGCGTGCGAGAAATGTGATGTTAGGTTCTGCTTTGGGTGCTGCAGTTTGTTTCCCTCTTG GGTGGCTTCATTTGAAGCTTGTAGAGAAAGCCAATGAAGGATCTGGGACAACAGATGGCAATGAAGTGAAAGGTGGTGTAGGTGCTGCAATTGAGCGACTTGAAGAGCACTTGAACAAATAG
- the LOC107827295 gene encoding uncharacterized protein LOC107827295 isoform X2, with product MESSENTEEETVVNRPQKMAGTVNWGTATVIGVFAGLLYGGSKEAAASVSKDAEVMLKLGSTPDKREQYRLMRDAMEKRFIRVTRGSIVGGIRLGMFTAAFYGLQNLLAEKRGVHDVYNVVGAGSATAATFGLISKCARITPLACEKCDVRFCFGCCSLFPSWVASFEACRESQ from the exons AGGCCTCAGAAAATGGCAGGAACTGTAAACTGGGGCACTGCTACTGTAATTGGGGTATTTGCTGGCTTGTTGTATGGAGGTAGCAAGGAGGCTGCTGCTTCTGTT AGCAAGGATGCGGAGGTGATGTTAAAGCTTGGGAGCACACCAGATAAGCGTGAACAGTATCGGCTTATGAGAGATGCTATGGAAAAAAGATTTATACGAGTCACTCGTGGCTCAATAGTTGGCGGAATACGGCTTGGAATGTTTACTGCAGCTTTCTATGGATTACAGAATCTGCTTGCTGAAAAGCGTGGGGTGCATGATGTTTATAATGTTGTTGGAGCTGGTTCTGCTACAGCTGCAACATTTGGTCTAATTAGTAAGTG TGCCAGGATCACTCCATTGGCGTGCGAGAAATGTGATGTTAGGTTCTGCTTTGGGTGCTGCAGTTTGTTTCCCTCTTG GGTGGCTTCATTTGAAGCTTGTAGAGAAAGCCAATGA